The Primulina eburnea isolate SZY01 chromosome 8, ASM2296580v1, whole genome shotgun sequence genome contains a region encoding:
- the LOC140840171 gene encoding RAN GTPase-activating protein 2: MEFGVPSVKLWPPSEHTRLMLVERMTKNLVTPSIWSRKYGLLSHKEAEEDAKKIEAKAFAAANQHFEKETDGDGSSAVQLYVKESSRLMIEVNKRGPTMKRDGELDILDKVKESDGTVFDISNDPRKVIDASDAERLLKALTEPGNKYTKICFSNTSFGRDAAHIAESTLLCLKDKLTEVDLSDFIAGRDEEEALEVMNTFSLALKGAKLRYLNLSNNALGEKGIRAFEALLRSQHDLEELYLMNDGISAEAAVAVHEFIPSTEKLRVLHFYNNMTGDEGAIAISRMVKCSPLLEDFRCSSTRVGSEGGVALAEALGTCTHLKKLDLVDNMFGVESGLALSNVLSAFSNLSEIYLSYLNFEDEGSIAIANALKESAPLLEVLEMAGNEITAKAAPVLAACIASKQLLFKLNLADNELKDEGAILISKALEVGHARLHEIDMSTNLIRRAGARCLAQAVVSKPRLKLLNINGNYISDEGIDEVKDLFKNFPNVLGPLDDNDPEGEDYDDEDDEQGGDNDELEFKLKGLEIKQEE; encoded by the coding sequence ATGGAATTTGGGGTTCCGTCGGTCAAGTTATGGCCCCCGAGTGAACACACTCGACTTATGCTCGTTGAGAGGATGACTAAGAACCTCGTGACTCCCTCCATCTGGTCTAGAAAATATGGTCTCTTGAGTCACAAAGAAGCGGAGGAGGATGCAAAGAAAATAGAGGCCAAGGCTTTTGCTGCAGCAAACCAACATTTTGAGAAGGAAACCGATGGAGATGGAAGTTCTGCAGTACAATTGTATGTCAAGGAATCTAGTAGACTCATGATTGAGGTTAACAAACGAGGCCCTACTATGAAACGTGATGGAGAACTTGATATATTGGATAAAGtaaaagaatctgatggaactgTGTTTGATATATCCAATGACCCACGAAAAGTTATTGATGCAAGTGATGCCGAGAGACTGTTAAAAGCGTTAACTGAGCCTGGAAATAAGTATACGAAGATATGTTTCAGTAACACAAGTTTTGGTCGGGATGCAGCGCATATTGCTGAATCTACATTGTTATGCCTCAAGGATAAATTAACTGAGGTAGACCTATCAGATTTCATTGCTGGAAGAGATGAAGAGGAAGCCCTAGAAGTCATGAATACATTTTCTTTGGCTCTGAAAGGAGCTAAGCTGCGGTATCTTAACTTGTCGAACAATGCTTTGGGTGAGAAGGGTATCAGAGCATTTGAGGCACTTTTAAGGTCTCAGCATGATTTGGAGGAGCTGTATCTGATGAATGATGGCATCTCAGCGGAGGCTGCAGTAGCAGTCCACGAGTTCATTCCATCGACCGAGAAACTCAGGGTTCTTCACTTTTATAATAACATGACAGGAGATGAAGGTGCAATTGCTATATCTAGAATGGTGAAATGTTCTCCACTTTTAGAGGATTTTCGTTGTTCCTCTACAAGGGTAGGATCTGAAGGAGGAGTTGCGCTAGCCGAAGCACTAGGAACATGTACCCATTTAAAGAAGCTTGATttggtggataatatgtttggTGTTGAATCTGGATTGGCTCTGAGCAACGTGTTATCTGCATTTTCTAATCTATCTGAAATTTACCTCAGCTACTTGAATTTTGAGGATGAGGGGTCTATTGCCATTGCAAATGCCCTAAAGGAATCTGCTCCATTGCTGGAAGTTCTTGAGATGGCTGGAAATGAAATCACTGCAAAAGCTGCCCCTGTTTTGGCTGCCTGTATAGCTTCAAAACAGCTTCTTTTCAAATTAAACTTGGCTGATAATGAACTAAAGGACGAGGGTGCTATCTTGATTTCCAAGGCACTGGAAGTCGGTCATGCTCGATTGCATGAAATAGACATGAGCACCAACTTGATAAGAAGGGCTGGTGCCAGGTGCTTAGCCCAAGCTGTTGTAAGTAAACCAAGACTTAAATTGCTAAACATCAACGGCAACTACATTTCTGATGAAGGGATTGATGAGGTAAAAGATTTATTCAAGAATTTTCCCAATGTTCTTGGTCCATTGGATGACAATGATCCCGAAGGAGAAGATTACGATGACGAGGATGACGAACAAGGTGGTGACAACGATGAACTGGAGTTCAAGCTCAAGGGTCTTGAAATCAAACAGGAGGAATAA
- the LOC140840172 gene encoding LOW QUALITY PROTEIN: cyclin-P3-1 (The sequence of the model RefSeq protein was modified relative to this genomic sequence to represent the inferred CDS: deleted 1 base in 1 codon): protein MMGALAFEKETVFSNDDAILGLKDSNKDNRGNPRVLSLLSMFLERSIQKNERILETTQVKDAITIFHGLRAPSLSIPQYIARIFKYSCCSPSCFVIAHIYVDRFIQRTDSRITSLNIHRLLITSVMVAAKFMDDAFFNNAYYARVGGVSTTEMNKLERRFLFAVDFRLYVSVQTFEKYCSALKIEVGGVGVIERPIQACGVKDSWGNKDDSSHSRSIAR, encoded by the exons ATGATGGGAGCTTTGGCTTTTGAAAAAGAGACTGTTttctcaaatgatgatgcaataTTGGGGCTTAAGGACTCGAACAAGGACAATCGAGGAAATCCCCGAGTTTTATCACTTCTTTCAATGTTCTTGGAGAGATCCATCCAGAAAAATGAAAGAATACTTGAAACCACACAGGTTAAAGATGCTATAACCATCTTTCACGGTCTAAGAGCCCCTTCTCTAAGCATTCCACAATATATCGCTCGGATTTTTAAGTACTCGTGCTGCAGTCCTTCCTGCTTTGTTATTGCTCATATATATGTGGATAGATTTATTCAACGGACGGATTCACGCATAACTTCTCTCAATATCCACCGACTTTTAATAACCAGTGTAATGGTGGCA GCAAAATTTATGGATGACGC ATTCTTCAATAATGCATACTATGCTCGTGTGGGAGGCGTGAGCACGACTGAAATGAACAAGTTAGAAAGAAGGTTCTTATTTGCTGTGGACTTCCGACTATATGTTAGCGTACAAACGTTCGAGAAGTACTGTTCGGCTTTGAAAATAGAAGTGGGGGGAGTGGGAGTCATTGAACGCCCGATCCAAGCATGTGGGGTGAAAGATAGCTGGGGAAATAAAGACGACTCCTCTCATTCTCGATCGATTGCTAGATGA